One Candidatus Scalindua japonica DNA window includes the following coding sequences:
- a CDS encoding MFS transporter codes for MNNPGDTLQGNTRVLVLATLAFAVCFAGWSLFGPLAVYMKEEFNLSSSAVGLLLATPVLLGSIVRVPIGILTDKYGGRKVFSLLMLFTFFPMFLAGFAHSYPLLLVCGFFFGVAGASFSVGVPQVSQWYPKEKQGLALGIFGVGNVGTALAVFGAPFIAQSIGWNKAFMFYSIPLLFMAVVYWFFATDAPKPENVKPQTLDDKLKVYKSSHLIWVFSLFYFMTFGFFVCFALMLPSYLLDTFNVTPVKAGTLTSIFVFLATFMRILGGYLGDIFSGRNLLTLLTLSLIGVLLYLNMNSSLTFALAAFYCMACLLGIGNGVVFKLVAEYFPKDTGTAGGMVGAAGGLGGFFLPIITGTIKDYTNNNSLGFIFISLVCLMCLSFMEKKTFKKTNNKIAEEENGFTEVDSIMNVDENIVTGIDEKVKPVMQK; via the coding sequence ATGAATAACCCTGGAGACACATTACAAGGAAACACAAGGGTGTTGGTACTTGCTACGTTAGCTTTTGCTGTATGCTTTGCCGGCTGGTCGCTGTTTGGCCCTTTAGCAGTATATATGAAGGAAGAATTCAATCTGTCTTCATCGGCAGTAGGATTGTTGCTTGCAACACCGGTTTTACTCGGCTCGATTGTCAGAGTGCCTATTGGTATTTTGACAGATAAATACGGTGGGAGAAAGGTCTTCAGCTTGCTGATGCTATTTACTTTCTTTCCCATGTTCTTAGCAGGTTTTGCACATAGTTACCCGCTTTTACTGGTATGCGGTTTCTTTTTTGGTGTTGCCGGTGCATCTTTTTCGGTTGGTGTACCACAGGTATCACAATGGTATCCCAAAGAAAAACAGGGATTGGCGCTTGGAATTTTTGGTGTGGGAAATGTGGGCACAGCTCTGGCAGTTTTTGGAGCGCCTTTTATCGCACAATCTATTGGATGGAACAAGGCGTTTATGTTTTACTCCATTCCATTACTTTTTATGGCCGTAGTTTACTGGTTTTTTGCTACTGACGCACCGAAACCAGAGAATGTGAAACCTCAGACATTGGATGATAAGTTGAAGGTATATAAATCTTCTCATTTAATCTGGGTCTTCTCTCTTTTCTATTTTATGACCTTCGGCTTTTTTGTCTGTTTTGCCTTGATGTTGCCTTCGTATCTCCTGGATACGTTTAATGTGACACCGGTAAAGGCGGGAACGTTAACTTCGATCTTTGTATTTCTTGCAACTTTTATGAGGATCTTAGGTGGATATCTGGGGGACATCTTTTCTGGAAGGAATCTTCTGACACTTCTTACCCTTTCACTCATTGGTGTGCTCTTATATCTCAATATGAACAGCTCTCTGACGTTTGCCCTTGCAGCTTTTTATTGTATGGCATGTTTATTAGGTATAGGTAATGGTGTTGTTTTTAAGCTTGTTGCGGAATATTTTCCAAAAGACACAGGTACGGCAGGAGGGATGGTGGGAGCTGCCGGAGGGCTTGGTGGTTTCTTTCTCCCGATAATAACGGGTACAATCAAAGATTATACCAACAACAATTCATTAGGATTCATTTTCATATCTCTGGTGTGCCTGATGTGCCTCTCTTTTATGGAAAAGAAGACATTTAAAAAGACTAATAATAAAATAGCAGAGGAGGAAAATGGTTTTACAGAGGTTGATAGTATAATGAATGTGGATGAAAATATCGTTACAGGTATTGATGAAAAAGTGAAACCGGTAATGCAGAAATAG